TCACCGCCATACAGCACCTCAGCCAACGCCAGCGCGGTCTCGGTCTTACCGACGCCCGAAGTACCGGCCAGCATGAACACCCCGATCGGCTTGTTCGGATTGTCCAGCCCTGCGCGGCTGGTCTGGATGCGCTTGGCAATCATCTTCATCGCATGGTCCTGGCCGATCACCCGCTGCGCCAGCCGCTCTTTCAGGTTCAGGATGGTTTCAATCTCATCCTTGACCATGCGGCCCACCGGGATACCGGTCCAGTCGCCCACCACCGAGGCCACCGCCTGATGGTCGACAATCGGCAGGATCAGTGCAGAGTCGCCCTGCAGCGCTTCCAGCTCGGCGTTCTTGTCCTTCAGCTCCTGCATCAGCTTGGCGCGCTCTTCGTCCGGCAGCGGGCTATCGGCGGCGCCCTCCGCAGCGTCGTCCCCGGCATCCGGCGCAGCATCCACGGGGGCGGCTCCCTCCCGGAGCTTGGCGCGCAGCTCCAGAATGCCCTCGACCACCGCCTTTTCCTTGTCCCAGCGCTCGGTCAGGCCTGCCAGCCGTTCCTCTTCGGCAGCCTTGGCGGCTTCCACCGCCTCGCGCCGGTCGGCGACCTCATAGCCGGCAGTCTCGTCGCGGCCGATAATCTCCAGCTCGGTGGTCAGCGCCTCAATCCTGCGCTGGCTGTCGTCAACCTCGGCCGGAACCGCGTGCTGGCTGACCGCCACCCGCGCACAGGCCGTATCCAGAAGGCTGACGGACTTGTCCGGCAGCTGCCGCGCCGGGATGTAGCGCGCCGACAGGCTGACGGCCGCCTCGATCCCCTCGTCCAGCACCTGCACCCGGTGGTGGTTTTCCAGCATCGAGGCAATGCCGCGCATCATCAGGATTGCCTTCTGGATGCCCGGTTCCTCGACCTTGACCACCTGGAAGCGGCGGGTCAGTGCCGGGTCTTTCTCAATGTATTTCTTGTACTCTGCCCAGGTGGTCGCGCCGATGGTGCGCAGCGTCCCGCGCGCCAGCGCCGGTTTCAAGAGGTTCGCCGCATCGCCGGTGCCAGCCGCACCGCCCGCACCCACCAGCGTGTGGGTTTCATCGACAAACATCACAATCGGCACCGGGCTTGCCTGCACCTCGTCGATCACCTGGCGCAGGCGGTTTTCAAACTCGCCCTTCATGCTGGCACCGGCCTGCAGCAGGCCCACGTCCAGCACCATCAGCCGCACATCCTTCAGCGCCGGCGGCACGTCGCCGCGCGCGATCCGCAGCGCAAAACCCTCGACCACAGCCGTCTTACCCACGCCCGCCTCGCCGGTCAGGATCGGGTTGTTCTGGCGCCGCCGCATCAGAATATCAACGATCTGGCGGATTTCCTCATCGCGGCCCACGATCGGGTCGATTTCGCCGTTGCGGGCCTGTTCGGTCAGGTCAGTGCAGAACTGCTGCAGCGCCTCGCCCTTGCCCATGGCGCCCGGCGCCATCGAGCCGGAGGCCTCACCCGGCTCCGCCCCGCCGCCGGTCACGTTAGAGCCATCCTGCGCCCCCAGCCGTTCCTCGGGCGAGCCATCGGTGGCCTTATGGAAGTTATCGGCCAGATCATCGGCACCGATCTTCGCCAGCTCCGGCGACATGTTCGACAGGATGTTGCGCAGCGCCGGTGTCTTCAGCATCCCCAAAAGCAGATGGCCGCTGCGCACCTGGCCCGCGGAGTAGAGCAGCGAACCCCAGACCCAGCCGCGTTCCATCGCATCCATCAGGTGATCCGACAGGTCCGAGATCGTCGAGGCGCCGCGCGGCAGCATGTCCAGCGCCCGGGTCAGCTCACTGGCAATCTTGCCCGTATCCAGGTCGTAATGCTGGATGATCCGGTGCATATCGCTGTCCTGCTGCGCCAGCAGCTGATGCATCCAGTGCACCAGTTCCACATAGGGGTTTCCGCGCATCTTGCAGAACACGGTTGCGCTCTCGACAGCCTGGTATCCCAGCTTGTTCAATTTGCCAAACAGCGCCACGCGGCTGATCTCGGTCATCTCAAATCCCTCCCTCTACAGGCTTCTCAGCCCCGGCGCCTAATCCCGGGTACAGGTACAAATCATTCACATCCGGCTGGTCCGCATCCGGATCCGGGCGCGAGCGCACCCAGCTGGTGTGCCCCAGCCGCGTGGTGCCGCCCAAGGATGCCCGCGGCACCTCGTCGCCCGCCAGAACCAGGTTCACGTCCCAGTCCAGAATATCGCCGGCATAAGAGCGCACAATCGCCCGCAGCCGGTCCAGCGCCGCGCCGCCGGGCAGCAGCCGCTCATAATCTTCCAGTTTCAGCGGCCCGATGCGGATGCGGAACTTGGCACTGCGGCTCCAGACCTTGTCGCCGATGCTGGTGGTCTGTCCCAGCCCGCCGTAACCCAGCTGCCAGCGGTCGTCCGGCTCCAGCTCCAGCCAGCTGCCGACATACTCCTCCAGAGAGACGGGCACCTCGAAAAACGCCGACAGGATCGACACCAGCCCCTCGGCGTTCTTGGCGCCCTTCGCCAGGTGGCCCGCAAAATGCAGCTTGGCCAGATCCGGCATGTCGTCGCGGCTGGTGAACTTGAAACCGTTGTAACCGATCAGCGATGCCACCTTGCGCGCCATCGGGTCATCCGCCCGGTCAAAGCTCACCGCGGGCGAGCCCTGCGTCCAGGCCCGGTACAAGAGGCTCATCAGCCGGTGCGTCAGCATATCGGCAAAGGCCACCATCGTCGGGTCGCGGTGATTCCTTTTGCGGTCGCGGGCGTATTCGGTCAGATGCAGCGGCAGCGGGCCTTGCGGGCCGAACAGCCCGAAGAACCGGTTGGTCAGCACCGCCGGCTTGTCCCCCTCCGCCGGTTTGAACGCAGCAATGGTCGAGGGCGGGAACGCCAGTTCCGCCTCCTGCCCCAGCCGCAGCCGGTCCTGCCGCGGACGGCGGCTTTCGCCCAGGCGCGGGGCGTCATCGAAATGCGCCTCCAATACCCGCAGGGCCTGAAAAACATGATGTTTCTCAGGGTCCATGGCCAGCCGGCCATACAGGCTCAGATCATCCGGCCGAGGCCCTTTTCCGGTCGCCATCTGGCAATTTCCCCGCGTTTTTCGGTTTTCAGGACGGTCTCCGTGAACGAGTTGATGCTGGCATAACCGCGGAAGAACCGCTCCAGCACGGCCCCCAGCGCATAGATGTTGCTGCCCTCGAAAAAGCTCTCGTCAAAGCCCAGGGTGATCTCCAGCCCCCGCACCGCGGTCGACAGCACCTCATCGCTCATCCGCCGCACGATGGGCCGGGCGCTGACCGACAGGATGCCCTCCAGCTGCTTTTCCGTCACCCGGTCGCCCAAGGGCGCATAAAGCCCGACCAGCTCCCGCAGCGCTTCCGCCGACTGGCCCTTGCCGGTTTCGGCAATCGAGACATAGTTCAGGCTCAGATGCGAAATCAGCCGCCAGGCGGTATCGCCCTGCGCCAGGGTCGGATGCGGCCGAGTTGGCGACACCGGCAGCGTCACCTTCTTGATCGGGCCGCCCTCTGGCAGCTGGAACACATCGTCATTGCCGGTGGCCAGCAGCATCGGCAGATCGCGGTTGGTGCACAGCGCCTTGACCGCCAGCTGCTCCAGCCCGGCGGAATAGGGCGCCTGCGCCCGGTCCACCAGCGTCAGGAACACTTCCGATCCCAGATAAGAGCTGCGCACCCCGCGCAGGCGCTCCTTCTCCGACCGCTGCCGCATCCGCCGCTTGATAGTGTAATAAGCCGGGTGGCTTTCGCCCGCGGCGGTGAAATCATTGGCGGAATAGAACGGGCGGAACACCACGTCGTCCTCGCCCTCGCCGCTGATGCCCACCACGCTCTGCAATCCGTAGATCTCGAAATCAAGGCCCGCAGTGCGGTTCGGGATCACATGGTGCTCAGTATCAATCGGTGCGATCCGCACCCGGTCGCAGCGCTTCTCGAACAGGTTCACGGCGGGGACCGCGTTCAGCTTGAACACCTCCGGCACCACGATCGGCGCAATCTCCGGCATGCCTTCGCGCAGCAGGATATAGAGATCAACCTCATTGCCTTCGGATTTCCGCAACCCTTCGCGCAGCCCCTGCAGTTCGACAAAGCGGAACCGCTCCGGCATCGCGAAATATTCCTGCAGCAGCCGGTAGCCGTCGTAGACCCGGCGCGGCACCGGCAGGAGCGCCTCATCGGGGCCAAAGCCCTTCTGCACCACCCGGGCCTGGCGCAGCGGCAGCTGCCAGTCGGCGCGGCGGTCGGTGGAGCGTGCCACGATCCCCTGCACCTGGGTGCACAGCAGTTCCAGCAGCGGCCAGCTGTTGCCCGCCTCGCCGGTCAGGTACAGCGACAGCTTGTCCATTTCCAGCTTGCTGATCGGGTCGCCGTCAATGCGCTTGATCCGCAGCCGGATGCCGGCGCGGGCGTCATACCCGGTGGCAACCCCTGCCGCCACCAGCTCGCCGCGGCCGTCAATATACTGCGCCTCGGTGATCTGGACCGGCCACATGGTCAGATCAGCGGCGGTGCGGAATTCGCAGGGCGTCTGCTCGCCCTCGGTCAGCCGCGACCGCAGCGTCGATCCGCGCTTCAGCACATAGCCGCTTTTCACGGCTGAGTTCGCCACATCCGGCTCAAACGCCGCGATCATCATCGACGGTGTCGGCGCCAGGTAATGCGGATAGATGATCTCCAGGAGGTTGGAAGTGAAATTCGGATACTGCAGCTCCAGCTCCAGCTGCACCCGCGCGGTCAGGAACGCGGCGCCCTCCAGCAGGCGCTCCACATAAGGGTCAAGAACCTCGACCCCTTCCATGCCCAGCCGGGCCGCGATCTTGGGATAGGCGGCAGCAAACTCCGCGCCCATGTCGCGCAGATAATTCAGCTCATTCTCGTAATGGGTCAGCAGCCGTGTATCCATCACATGGCCCTTTCCATCTGCACCTCGCCGGTGGTCAGATCGACCTTGCTGCGCAGGTACAGCTCCAGCGGCATCGGCTGCGCCCACATGTCGGCGCGGATTTCCAGCCCCACGGTCATCTCGGTCGCGTCGGTGCCATCCTGCAGCCGCACATCGACCGAGCCTTCGATGATCCGCGGCTCATAAGTGGCAATCGCCTGCTTGATCGACCGGCGGATCGCCTCTGCCTTCTCGGTGGTCGAGGCCTCCCCCGCCACTTCGATCAGCCCGTAGTTCAGCACCGAGGCAGACACCGCCGGGTACTTCTCCGCATCGAAATGGCTTTCGACATTCTGGGTGTTCAGCAGCCACGACAGATCGCGCTGGATGATTTCCCGCAGCCGCACCAGATCAATCACCCGGCTCTCGCGGGTTTCCTTCTGATTGCCAGGCGCATTGTCGGTCAGCCGGTCCAGCAGCGAGGGCTGCAGGCGCTCGGCCAGTGTCTTGTCAGCCATTCTCTTCGCCGTGCCCATCCATCCGGAGTGTGCGCACGTCCATGATGGCAATATCCTCATCGCCGATCGCCAGCAGCCGCTGGCCCAGACCGGTATAGGTTTCCGCGCCGGCATCCTCCCACACGGTGGCGCGCGCCAGCATCGACAGCCCGTCGGCCTTCTCGCTGCCGGGATAACGGGTCGGGATCATCGCGGCCACTTCGCCGCCGCCCTCGAGGGTCAGCGTGCCCGCGGTCCAGACAGCATCGCGCAGGTCGCACGGCTCCTCTGCCTCGAACGAGACGATCTTGGAAAACGGCAGCCAGTAGTACTTGCCGTTGATCACCGCTTCCAGCACCGGACCCAGCCGCATGTCAGCGTCCGCAATCCACTCGAACCGCTTGCCGTTCACCTCGCCTGGGCTGGCCGGTGCGGCATCAAACGCCTTGGCGCGCAGCTCCGCCGCTTCCTTGGGGTTGCCGGTTGCCAGCAGTTTCTGCGCCTCGATCAGATGCGCCAGCCATTCCTCCGGCTCGCCCAGGATCAGCGGCGACTTTTCTCCCGCGAACACCTTCTCGCGGTAGACCTCGCAGATGATCGCCTCGCGGTACGCCTGCGCCATCACCGTGGCGCCTTCGTCCAGCCCCGCCGCCGCCTTCAGCTGGGCAATCGCCCGGTTCCAGTCGCCCAGAACGCACAGCAGCTGAAACAGAAACACCCGCAGCTTGGGATTGCTCGCATCCGCGCGGATCTTGGCTTGCAGCGCCTCCAGCGCCGCCTTGGGATCACCAGCTTTCAGATGCTCTTCGGGGGTCATGGGGCTCTACTCCGCAACAGGGACGACTGCTGAATACATGTCAGAAAAACGGACCCCGGGCATGCAATACGCCCGGGGTCCGCCAAATGGTTTACTCGACCTTGCCGGTCTGCACGTTCCAGGTAAAGTTCGGTTTCTGCGCAGTGAGCTTACCGGATTTCTGGTCGGTTGCCTTGTACTCATGAATGATAGAGGCATAGGCCAGCGACCAGGTTTCTTCCGGAATACCATCTTCACTGGAAGAGATCGAATAGGTGTCGATCACAACATCCTTCAGTGTCCAGGTCGAATAAGCCTGAAGACCTTCGGACGCGCTTTCGCCGGAACGGCACCAGTACATCTTGATTTCCGGGCGCACGGTGCCGTTTGCCACAGCAAGCGCCAGATCGTTCGAAGCCTTGCCCATCTGCGACGTGACTTCAATTTTCCCGAAGTTCGAGTTCGCATGCATACGCTGGGTAGACCCAAGGTCAGTCATTTCCACGGCGCGTTCGACATTCCAGCTTGCCGACTGGATGACGATCATCTTTTCAAAACCGGTAACGGTCGAGTCGCCTTTAATGTCCTTAATTTCGACGAACATATTAGCAGCCATAGCTGTATCCTTTCATAATTGATTTGAGTGTCGTTTCGGTTAGGAGGAGGCGTTGGAGTGGAAATTAGCCTCCCTTTTCCGAGGGCAGTTTGGACACCAGGCGAAGCGAGACCGAAAGCCCCTCCAGCTGGTAATGCGGGCGCAGGAAGAATTTTGAGGTGTAATACCCCGGGTTGCCCTCGACCTCTTCCACAACCACTTCGGCTGCGGCCAGAGGTTTGCGCGCCTTCTGGTTCTCCGAAGAGATGTCCGCGTTGAAATCAACATAGTTGTTGATCCATTCCTGCAGCCAGGACTCCATGTCCTGACGGCTTTTGAACGAGCCGACTTTATCCCGCACCATGCACTTCAGATAGTGCGCGAACCGGCATGTGGCGAACAGATACGGCAGCCGTGCGCCCAGGTTGGCGTTGGCGGTGGCGTCCGGATCGTCATATTCGGCCGGCTTGTGCAGCGACTGCGCGCCCATAAAGGTCGCAACGTCGGTGTTCTTGCGGTGAATGAGCGGCATCATGCCGTTCTTCGCCAGCTCCGCCTCGCGCCGGTCATCAATGGCAATCTCGGTCGGGCATTTCTGATCGACGCCGCCATCGGTGGTCGGGAAGGTGTGGCTGGGCAGGTTCTCCAGCGTGCCGCCGCTTTCGACGCCGCGGATGCGCGAGCACCAGCCGTACATCTTGAACGAACGGGTGATGTTCACCGCCATGCCATAGGCCGCGTTGACCCAGCCATATTTCTCGCTGCCCGCACCTGCGGTGTCTTCCTCGAAGGCGAACTCTTCAACCGGGTCGGTCTTGGAGCCATAGGGCAGACGGCCCAGGAAGCGCGGCATTGCCAGACCCACGTATTTCGCATCCTCGCTGTCGCGCAGGGACCGCCAGGCGGCATATTCCGGGGTCTGGAAGATCTTGGTCAGATCGCGCGGGTTCGACAGTTCCGCCCAGCTGTCCATCTGGAACAGCGTCGGCTTGGCGCCGGTGATCAGCGGCGCATGCGCGGCAGCTGCGATCTTGGACATCTCGCCCAGCAGCTCGATATCCGGCGGCGAATGGTCGAAGTGGTAGTCTGCCACCAGGGAGCCGTAGGGCTCGCCGCCCAGCTGGCTGAATTCCTCGGTGTAGATCTTCTTGAAGATCGGCGACTGATCCCATGCCGTGCCCTTGAACTTCTTCAGGGTCTTCGACATTTCCTTCTTGGTGATCGGCATCACCCGGATTTTCAGCTGCTCATCGGTCTCGGTGTTGTTGACCAGATAGTGCAGACCGCGCCAGGCGCTTTCCAGCTGCTGGAATTCCTCGTTGTGCAGGATCAGGTTGACCTGCTCGGTCAGCTTCGCGTCAATCGCCGCGACGATGCTCTCGATCGAGCGCAGCGCGTCATCGGAAATCAGCGCCGTGTTTGCCAGCGCCTGTTCGGCCAGGGTCTTGACCGCGCTTTCCACCGCCGTCTTGGCCTGGTCCGACTTGGGGCGGAATTCCTTCTGCAGCAGGCTTGCGAATTCGGCAGAGCCAAAGGCGGCTTCACCGGCAGCGGCTTCCGCCTGGAGTTCTTCTTCAGCCATCTTCGTCCTCCGCTCTTATTCTTCGCTGTCGGCGTCGCTGCCGGGTTTCGGCTGCGCGGCCAGGGTTTTCAGCAGGCTCGGATCCTGAATGATCTTGGAGATCAGATCCTCGGCGCCGGTCTTGCCGTCCATATACGTCATCAGGTTCGACAGCTGGTTACGCGCATCCAGCAGCTCGCGCAGCGGCTCCACCTTGGCGGCAATCGCGGCGGGCTTGAAATCGTCCATGCTCTCGAACGTGATGTCGACCGCCATGTTGCCCTCGCCGGTCAGCGTGTTGGGCACGGTGAAGGCAGCGCGCGGCGCCATCGACTTCATCCGGTCGTCGAAGTTGTCCACGTCGATTTCCAGGAACTTGCGGTCCGCAACTGCAGGCTGCTCCACTTCGGATTTGCCCACCAGGTCGCTCATCACGCCCATCACGAAGGGCAGCTGCACCTTCTTCTCGGCGCCGTACAGCTCCACGTCATATTCGATCTGGACCCTTGGTGCCCGGTTGCGGGCAATGAATTTCTGTGAACTTCCGGCCATCTAGGTCTCCTTACTCGTCTTGCTTTCACGGGATCCGCAGCGGGTTCCGCCGCAGAAATTCCCCGTGTCCGTCAGTCGTCGTCGTCTTCGTCAATGCCGCCGATCAGATGGACGTTCTCCACCCCCTGCGGCGCCATGTCATTCATGATGGTGAGGAAGTCGGCCCCCACCAGCCGCTTGCACCGCTCCAGCAGGATCGGCAGCGGGCTGGAAGGCTCCGCCCTCCGGTAATAGCTGATGATACGGTCCAGCGTGTTGGACACATCCGCGGGAGAGTTGATCGCCCCGGGTGCGGATGGCATCGCCCGGCCGCCCGCGGCCGGCGCCGCGGCACCGGCCGCCTCCGCGCCGTCCTCTTCCGCGTCATCCTCGCCGGCGCTGTCGTCCGCGCTCAGATTGGCATAGCTGCTGATCCGCTTGCCGATCTGCTGCAGCAGCTTGATCAGCGCACTCAGGTCGGGCCCCTGCCCCGGTGTCTGCTCGTCAAACACCGCAGAGATCGCGCGCACGTTTTCCTCGGCCGTTTTCACCGCCGCCAGCCGCGCCGCGACAACCTCCTCGTCGCTGTCCTGGAACGCCGCGCCGATGGTGGCGCTGTCCGGGACATGCTCCATGCCCGCCGGCGCCGTCATCACCCCTTCGGCGATTTCAATGTCACGCAGGCAGAACCGGCCAAAGCCGCGGCTCTCGCTCAGCGGCGCCCGGCGCAGCGAGCGGTAGAGCGGCGACGCCCCCGCCATCCCGTCCGGCTGGCCGCACAGATCCTGGATGGCATTGATCCGCATCGTCGGATCGCCGTCGTCCTCATCCAGCTCCGGATGGCAGGTCTCCCAGAAGTCCTCCAGGCAGCCGCGGATATAGGTGGTGACATCGGCAAAACCGGACAGGCCTTCGGAATGCAGCAGCGCATCGCCCAGAAACACCGCCGCGCGCAGATCGTGGCTGCGCTCCAGCACTTCCAGCGCCTTCTTCTGCACTTCGCGGTAATCGGGATCTGTGGCCTCGATCGTCTCGTTGCCCACCACCGATTCCTCGCCCGGCTGGGCCGCCAGCTCCATCTCTGTGAAAGCCGGATCGTATTCGAGATTCTCGCCGCTAGGGGCATCATCCCCTTTGGATTGCAGCAATACTGCAGGATCCATCGTTTTTCGCCCCCCTGGGTGCAGTCTTTTTTGGTCACGTTCCCGTGTGTTAACGTAACGGAAAGCAGGTGCCACTCTTTTCGAGCCTGGTGGTTAAACCCGCGGAAACCTCAAACAATAACTTGACCCCAACAGAGCCTTATCGCCATCCTAATGTCAAACCTTTTCCAAGCATTCAATAGCGGCTGAATGATGAGTATTGATCGTATTTCTGGCAAGGAAGTCAAAGAGATGGTTCGTGAAGGGGCCAAGAAGCGGATGAGTTTCGCCTTCTGCCTCGACGCCAGCAAGGACCCGCTCCTGATGATCCAGCCGGGCAAGAAACCGGAAACCCTGAAGGCCCCGATGAAGAAAGAGGGGGGCGGTCCGCCCATGGCCTGGGGCACCTATGTGGTGCGCTCCGGCAATATGGAGATGATCTGCGAAAACGCGCCGCAGCGCATGGTCACCGAACTCAAGAAATTCCTCAAACGCAACCCGGCCAAGGTCAACGTGCTGTTCTACGATGACGGCGGCAACCTCCTGGACAGCCTCAAGCCCGAGGCCCCCGAGGGCCAGGTGACAGAGAAAGACGCCTCCGACATTTCCGCCTCCGGCATCGACGCCAAGGCGATCGCGCCGCTCAAACGGCGGCTGAAACGCATCCAGCCGCGCATCGGCCTCGCCCCCGGGCCGCTGGAGCTGAAGCTGAAACGCGCGCTGGCCAAATCGGTCCGCCTCATCAACGACGGCCGCCTGCAGGAGGCCGAGACGATGATCGTTGTGATCGAACGCGCCGTCGCCCGCATCGGCGCCGACCGCGAGGATGAGGCCAGGTCGATGAAACGCGGCCAGCGCGAAATGGACCAGCGCTCGCTTGGCGCCCAGGTCAAACGCGCCCAGTCGCTGCAGGCCAATGTCGCCCGCGCCCCGGGCAAGGTCCGCGACCGGCTGGGCCGCGCCCTGCATGTGGCTGCCCGCCACCTCAAGCGCCGCGACCTCGATTCGGCCCGCGACGCGATGGACAAGATCGAAAAGGCTCTGACCGCCCTGGTCTGACCCCGAACGCAGCCCGGCCCGCAGCGGTTGCGGGCCTGGCACCCCACCGGACCCCGGAGACCGCGATGCCCATGACCCGCCTGCTGACTGCCCTCGCCCTGACCTGCCTGCCGTTCGCCGCCGCCGCAGACACCGGCCCGCTGCGGGTTGAGCTGAACAAGACCGAGGAGATCGAGGGCGGCGGCTGCCGCGCCTTCTTCCTGTTCCGCAACCAGACCGGCAAAAGCTTTGAGGGCTTCGAGATGTCGCTCGCCATTCTCGACGGCCAGGGTGTGATCGACCGCCTGCTGTCGATCGACGCCGCCCCCCTGCCCGTCCAGCGCACCACCCTCAAACTGTTCGAAATCCCGGAAACCGCCTGCAGCAATATCTCCGAAATCCTGCTGCATGACATCACCTCCTGCCAGCCCCAGAACGAGGATCAGATGGACTGTTTCCCGATCCTCGAGCTTGGCTCCCGCGCTGCCGCGCCGCTGGTGAAATAAGCCATGGCCGGCACCTGGGATATGCTCGGCACCGGCGGGCCAGTGATCGTGATCCTGGCGCTGATGTCGCTTCTGTCGCTGACGGTGATTGCCGTCAAACTGATCCAGCTCTGGCCGGTTCGCTCCGGCGGGCAAGCCCGCGAACAGGCGCTGACCCAATGGAAGGACGGCGACCGCAAGCAGGCGCAGGACAGCATCGCAGGCGCCAATTCCCCCGCCGACCGGGTCATGGCCTATGCCATGCAGGCGCTGCAGGAAGGCCTGCGCGGCCCGCTGCTGCAGGACGAGTTGCAACGCCGCGGCAATGAGGAGGTAAGCCGGATGAACTCGCTTATCCGCCTGCTGGAGCTCATCGCCATGGTCTCACCGCTCCTCGGCCTCCTTGGCACCGTTCTCGGCATGATCCAGTCGTTTCAGGAACTGGAGCTGGCACAGGGCGCCGCCAATGCCTCGGTGCTCGCGGGCGGCATCTGGCAGGCGCTGCTGACCACCGCCGCGGGCCTGCTGGTCGCCATCCCCGCCGCCGTCGCCGCAGGGCTGTTCGCCGCCCGCATCGACGCCGCCGCGCAAGCCATCGAAAGCGCCGCCGGCCGCCTGCTGCTGATCGACGGGTCGCGCTGAGATATGCGCTTCCTTCGCATCATAAACACCCCGGGCCGCCTGCGGCCCGGTTCACGCCCGGCCCCGCCCCCCAGGGCGGGCGTGAAAACGCCCCCCCTCGGGGCCGGGCGTGAACCTGACTTCGGGGCCGAACGGCTCCTGCTATGACCCTCAACCGCCCAGCCCGCCCCCGCGCCCTGATCTCGCTGGTGCCGATGATCGACGTCATGCTGATCCTCTTGGTGTTCTTCATGGTGACTTCCACCTACCTGAACCTCGACATGATCCCGGCGGTGAACCCCTCAGAAGGCGCTGCAGCGGGCAGTCCCCAAACCCCGGCAGGCACCCTGATGATCCGCCTTGGTGCTGACGGCGTGCCGGTGCTGCGCGGCACGGCATTGGACAGCGAAACCCTTCAGTCCGCCCTGTCCGCCGCCGTCGCAGAGGAACCCCTCACCCAGGTGGTGATCCTGCCCTCTGGCGCCGCCCGGACCCAGGCGCTGATCACCGTGATGGACGCCGCCGCGCTGGCCGGCGTCACCCGCCTGCGCGTCCTGCGGCTGGAGGCGGCGCCGTGAAACTCAACCGCCCCGCCCGCGGGTCCCATTCCGAGACCATCATCGCCCTGATCGACGTGGTGTTCTTCCTGCTGGTGTTCTTCATGCTGATCGGCCGCATGGATGCCACCGCCCCCTTCGACGTGCGCCCCGCCACCGCCGTCACCGGCCGCGACATGCCTGCAGGCGGCATCACCCTCGCAGTGTCCGCCAGCGGAGACCTGGCGCTTGATGGCGAGGCCATCACCCGCGAGGCCCTCTCCCCTGCCCTCGCCGCTCTCCTGGCAGACGACCCTGCCTTACGCCTGCGCATCAACGCCCACCGCACAGCCGAACTGCGCAACGTTTTGCCGCTGGTGGCCCGGGGCGAGGCGCTGGGATTTACAGATGTGGTGCTCGTGGTCACCCCGGAAACAGACGGATGACGCGCGCGCCGGCCATATGGGCACTGGGGCTGTCCGCCTCTGCCCTGGTCCACGCCGCAGGCGCCGGCGCGCTACTGATTTCGCTCACCCCGGACCCGCTGCCGCAGCAGCCAACGCCCGAAAGCAGCCTCAACCTGCAGGCCCACCGCATCCCAAGGTCCGAAGCCGTACCGCAAACGGCAGAAAGCGAACAAGCCTCTGAAAGCAAGGGCCAAACCCAGGGTCTCGCCGCAGGCAGCATCCCCCAGTCCAGGGCGCAGCCCACGGCCCCCGCCGCGGACAGCCTTAAACCCGCAGCGGCCAAGACCTCCGCCGCCGCCCCGGCCCGGGCACCGGCCGGCAGGCTCGCCAGCGCCGCAGCCCCGCTGACACCCGCACCAGCGGCGCAACCGGACACAGCCGCCCTGCCGCAAACCGCCCCTGCCAGCCAGCCCGGCCCCCAGGCACAGCCCCAGGCCGTCCCCCTGCCGGGCGCGGCGCCCGCGCCTCAGCAGACCCCGGCTGCCGTTCCAGACGCCCCCCGCATCAAGGCCGCGCTGGCCTTCCAGGGCGGCTCCGGCGACATCGACCCGGTCTCCCTCGCCGCTTTCCAAAGCTTCATGCAGCCCGGTGATGCAGCGGCTGAGGGCGACCCCCTGCGCGATGGCGTTTCCGGCATCCTCGCCGCCGTCCCCTGCGCCCGCCTGCAGGTTGCCTTTGTCCCCGGAACCGCCACGCTGGAGGTCCGCGGCCACCTGCCCGAAGACGGGCTGCGCAGCCCGGTTCTG
This window of the Leisingera sp. S132 genome carries:
- the tssH gene encoding type VI secretion system ATPase TssH, producing MTEISRVALFGKLNKLGYQAVESATVFCKMRGNPYVELVHWMHQLLAQQDSDMHRIIQHYDLDTGKIASELTRALDMLPRGASTISDLSDHLMDAMERGWVWGSLLYSAGQVRSGHLLLGMLKTPALRNILSNMSPELAKIGADDLADNFHKATDGSPEERLGAQDGSNVTGGGAEPGEASGSMAPGAMGKGEALQQFCTDLTEQARNGEIDPIVGRDEEIRQIVDILMRRRQNNPILTGEAGVGKTAVVEGFALRIARGDVPPALKDVRLMVLDVGLLQAGASMKGEFENRLRQVIDEVQASPVPIVMFVDETHTLVGAGGAAGTGDAANLLKPALARGTLRTIGATTWAEYKKYIEKDPALTRRFQVVKVEEPGIQKAILMMRGIASMLENHHRVQVLDEGIEAAVSLSARYIPARQLPDKSVSLLDTACARVAVSQHAVPAEVDDSQRRIEALTTELEIIGRDETAGYEVADRREAVEAAKAAEEERLAGLTERWDKEKAVVEGILELRAKLREGAAPVDAAPDAGDDAAEGAADSPLPDEERAKLMQELKDKNAELEALQGDSALILPIVDHQAVASVVGDWTGIPVGRMVKDEIETILNLKERLAQRVIGQDHAMKMIAKRIQTSRAGLDNPNKPIGVFMLAGTSGVGKTETALALAEVLYGGEQNVITINMSEYQEAHTVSSLKGAPPGYVGYGEGGVLTEAVRRKPYSVVLLDEVEKAHPDVHEIFFQVFDKGVMEDGEGRIIDFKNTLILLTSNVGTETIMDLCSDPELMPDPEGMAKAIRDPLLKVFPPALLGRLVAIPYYPLSPEMIGEITKLQLGRIQKRVQEAHGVPFEYSDAVVEEIVNRCQELDSGGRMIDAIVTNTMLPEISNEFLRRLMEGADVEKVAIGVKDGEFTYAFD
- the tssF gene encoding type VI secretion system baseplate subunit TssF is translated as MDTRLLTHYENELNYLRDMGAEFAAAYPKIAARLGMEGVEVLDPYVERLLEGAAFLTARVQLELELQYPNFTSNLLEIIYPHYLAPTPSMMIAAFEPDVANSAVKSGYVLKRGSTLRSRLTEGEQTPCEFRTAADLTMWPVQITEAQYIDGRGELVAAGVATGYDARAGIRLRIKRIDGDPISKLEMDKLSLYLTGEAGNSWPLLELLCTQVQGIVARSTDRRADWQLPLRQARVVQKGFGPDEALLPVPRRVYDGYRLLQEYFAMPERFRFVELQGLREGLRKSEGNEVDLYILLREGMPEIAPIVVPEVFKLNAVPAVNLFEKRCDRVRIAPIDTEHHVIPNRTAGLDFEIYGLQSVVGISGEGEDDVVFRPFYSANDFTAAGESHPAYYTIKRRMRQRSEKERLRGVRSSYLGSEVFLTLVDRAQAPYSAGLEQLAVKALCTNRDLPMLLATGNDDVFQLPEGGPIKKVTLPVSPTRPHPTLAQGDTAWRLISHLSLNYVSIAETGKGQSAEALRELVGLYAPLGDRVTEKQLEGILSVSARPIVRRMSDEVLSTAVRGLEITLGFDESFFEGSNIYALGAVLERFFRGYASINSFTETVLKTEKRGEIARWRPEKGLGRMI
- the tssG gene encoding type VI secretion system baseplate subunit TssG gives rise to the protein MATGKGPRPDDLSLYGRLAMDPEKHHVFQALRVLEAHFDDAPRLGESRRPRQDRLRLGQEAELAFPPSTIAAFKPAEGDKPAVLTNRFFGLFGPQGPLPLHLTEYARDRKRNHRDPTMVAFADMLTHRLMSLLYRAWTQGSPAVSFDRADDPMARKVASLIGYNGFKFTSRDDMPDLAKLHFAGHLAKGAKNAEGLVSILSAFFEVPVSLEEYVGSWLELEPDDRWQLGYGGLGQTTSIGDKVWSRSAKFRIRIGPLKLEDYERLLPGGAALDRLRAIVRSYAGDILDWDVNLVLAGDEVPRASLGGTTRLGHTSWVRSRPDPDADQPDVNDLYLYPGLGAGAEKPVEGGI